GTCGTCTGGTACAGCGCCGATGCGAAGCCCGCCCCACGCGACCCCACCTGCCCCGTGAGCTGGAATGGACGTGACGACTCCTTCGTGTTGCACGCGGACGGACATCCCGCGAGCAGCAACGCCCCCATCATTCCCACCAACCATCGCCCGCCCTTGTCCACGTCCGTTGCCCGCGCCTCCTGACCTTCAGGGGTAGGCACCCCCGGGTGACGTGTCACCCGTGAGCACGAGACGAGTGTTCTCTGTCCACGGTGTGGGTGTGCGCACAGGGTGGTGAGGTAGGCATGTCGATCTCCGGCGACGTGGGCCGTCTTTTTCGGCGAAACCCCCAACTGTCTCCCGAAAGGTCCGTCCCATGGCCCGCTACCTGATGTTGCTGCACGAGAACCCCGCCCACTTCGCCGCCATGTCCCCCGCCGAACTGCAGGCCATCGTGGAGGAGTACGCCCGGTGGAGTGACGGGCTGCTCCAGGAGGGCCGCCTGCTCCAGGGCGAGAAGCTGCGCGACGAGGGCGGCCGGCGCCTGAAGCAGCAGGGCGGACAGTTGCTCGTGTCGGACGGGCCGTACGCGGAGGTGAAGGACGTGGTGGGCGGCCTCTTCATCCTGTCCGCGGATTCGTATGACGCCGCCGTGGCCCTGGCCCGGACGTGTCCGCACCTGCGCTACGGCGGTGAGGTCGAGCTTCGCGCCATCGAAGAGGTCTGACGGCGTGTCCTCCGTGACGCAGGCGCTGGAGCTGGCGTTCCGCGAGTGGTCCGCGGGGCTCGTCGCGGCCCTGGCCCGGCGCGTGGGGCTGGGGCGGTTGGACCTGGCGGAGGACTCGGTGCAGTTCGCCATGCTCCAGGCGGCGCGGACGTGGGGCTTCCACGGCATCCCGGAGCAGCCTCGCGCGTGGCTGCTGCGCGTGGCGCTGAACCGGCTGACGGACCTCTTGCGGCAGCGCGCGCCGGAGGTGCCGGAGGACTCGGAATCCGTGGAGGAGGCCACGCCGACGGAGGAGCCCACGCGCTTCGCGGCGGAGCTTCCGGATGATGCGCTGCGGTTGCTCTTCGCGTGCTGTCATCCGGCGCTCTCCCGCGAGATGCAGGTGACCCTCACGCTGAAGGTGGCGTGTGGCTTCTCCGTGCGCGAGGTCGCCGCCGCGTTGCTCGCGGATGAGCCCACCGTGGCGCAGCGCCTGGTGCGCGCGAAGCGGACACTGCGCGCCTGTCGAGCCACGCTGGAGGTGCCTTCTCCCGAGGCGCTACCGGAGCGGCTGGGCGCGGTGCACGCCGCGCTCTACCTGCTATTCAACGAGGGCTACGAAGCCTCCGAGGGCCACGACCTGTCTCGCGCGGAGCTGTGCTTGGAGGCGCTGCGCCTGGCGGAGGTGTTGCTGTCGCACGCGGGGACCGCGACGCCGGAGGGCCATGC
The DNA window shown above is from Corallococcus exiguus and carries:
- a CDS encoding YciI family protein; this encodes MARYLMLLHENPAHFAAMSPAELQAIVEEYARWSDGLLQEGRLLQGEKLRDEGGRRLKQQGGQLLVSDGPYAEVKDVVGGLFILSADSYDAAVALARTCPHLRYGGEVELRAIEEV
- a CDS encoding RNA polymerase sigma factor gives rise to the protein MSSVTQALELAFREWSAGLVAALARRVGLGRLDLAEDSVQFAMLQAARTWGFHGIPEQPRAWLLRVALNRLTDLLRQRAPEVPEDSESVEEATPTEEPTRFAAELPDDALRLLFACCHPALSREMQVTLTLKVACGFSVREVAAALLADEPTVAQRLVRAKRTLRACRATLEVPSPEALPERLGAVHAALYLLFNEGYEASEGHDLSRAELCLEALRLAEVLLSHAGTATPEGHALAALFCFRTAGLPGRVDARGAFVPQEARTGMESSPLLMARGLWHLRASMGTVLTPLHLEAEIALVHAKTSTPGPEDSARLLRLYDALLTLKPSPIVALGRVVALSRVRGPAEALEALGPLRSEAVLRRYPYRFAVEGMLLEQVGARSRAADCFRQAAALARTPPQREYLLSRARACE